One Styela clava chromosome 4, kaStyClav1.hap1.2, whole genome shotgun sequence genomic window, TATATATGCTGATATGAGTCATGATCGCAGTGAAACAGATACTACTCGATAACTGAGGAATGTATACAAGAATTAGGCTGTAAGAAGCTGGTATCATATCAATTTGATCATAGATTATGAATAAGAAAGCTAATTTGTAGTTTACATTTACcaggttgggaaaaatatttcaagcttATCCCACTCAAACTATTTATAAGTAATACTCATATCAGACTGTATACATTTAAGCCTAATATTaaaatgtatattatttattcggAGCATTCATATCAGATAACATTAGCTGGCGCACTGGTCTTTTTATTTAAGACGGGTTTTGGGGAAAGCTTTGGTTCACACTTGTATATTCGTTCGTCATTCAAATGGTTAGAGTAGAGATTTaggtatatatttgtttttgagaCTTAGTAATTTCCATTCTCCTATGTTTTACGGTTACGACAGAAAGCTAAAAATACTTATTAATATTCCTTATTTCCTGGGAATGTAACACATAACTGCATTTCAGAAAGTCCTTATATTTCTATATCCACCTGAAGCATGCATaacatatttgtattattttcttGTGATGATTACTACCACATGCATAATTGGATCTGATTTCAGGGATTGTTTCAATTGATAATGAAACCAGGAATCAAGCGAAAAAGTTTTACAATTACATTACAAAGATTAAATAGGATGGTAATATTTGGTATTATCTGCCTTGATCACATTATTGTAACAATACCTGTACAGATGAGACCTGAATACAATCCCCATGGTTACATTTCAAGATTGTGTCTAATAGTCAAGTCTGAATTTTGTACATTTGTTTTCCTAAAATAAGGTTTGCAAGttctttcacaatttttatACTGTCTTTGGAGAAAGAGAGATGATCATCAAATGGTGTTCCCTATTAAGCACTCTGTTTTTTATACAAGTGTAAGACAATGTGAATTTTTTGCCACTATCggtttcatttttgaatattgcccAATCACTAATCATCATTGTAAAGAAATACATGTAATGCCTTTTGTATcacatgataaaaaattattcagtATAACTTTAACAAAAAACATAGTTTTTATGACATTTCAGGTGCTCACGTCgtaacaacataaaaacaagtATCCATGTTATTAATTTTGCTTCTCCAAAACATCGcgtacataaaacaaaataatgacGTAAAATTAGCAAGTGTGGTAATATGATTGATTCTGCATACTTCAATGTAAGTTTATCGTATAGTTTATACTGTGCTTTATAGCAGGACATAGGTAAAAACggaataaaacataaaaattagcCCATTCATTCGTTTGCTAACCTGATGAGTTTTTGATAATCAAATGATCAATCAGGGATGGACCAAGCAGTCTCTAGTCGAATAAACATCatgttaaatttgaattgatgaTGATAAAAATGATGTGATAAGATCTATGAAACAGATTCTGTTAGATAAATTTCATCTCATATTGTTGCTAACAACCGTGCCATAAAACCCCACTCCcatttaattttacgttttaccTGTATTCTCAAAATGGTGTGCAGGATCAAAAAGTATTTATTGGTGAAATTATGTATTTTGATTTCCAGtactttaaaataataaaccactCAAGTCATCACgaattttaacatatttttttgttttatagctcGGAGAGAAGAAATCAAATCATGGTGTCTGCTATGATGACAACAAAACGGACTTTACCGGTTTTGTATTGATACCTCAAGGTTAATatagaaatttgagaaaataggCTCAAAACTACCAAATTCCCTTGAACCTCTGAACCAGTTCCAGTCTGGtgtttgcaattttatttttgcatatttttcaataaatgaaacaggTAATCGCATGGATCTTGTATTCTGTAAGGGTAATTTATAACCGGGAGAAGAATATGTTCGTTCCCGTGGGAGTATTGGGATAAACAGTGGTTGGGCCTGCAATTTGTATGACAAATCTAAAACATCTTATAGTGTGTAAACCCCTGTCAATTGCATATATCAGTATGTACTTTAAAACTCATTTGAGCCACTGGTGGAATTATTCAGGCATTGATTGATGTACACATGACGAGGTGATAAAGAAGACAGgtaatatatataaactctaataataatatgatataaaTAGACCCATTAATGAATCTATATTTATCTCTTTCTGAAATAATAAGCAGTTGGACCTGACAACATTATTTAAGAGTCATGTATGATATCCTATCGAGTTCGGTATTTTCCGTGatgcttaaaaatgtgctagaGTGGTGCCCGTTTTCAAATCTGGTAACAAAAAGCATATATCGAATTATAGGCCAATCTCAGTGCTCCCAGTAATTTCAACTgtctttgaaaaattattaaatagcCGGTTATTATGTTTTATAGAAAAACACAATATCATAACCAGATCTATAATGTACTAAGTTTcagttatttaaaattaattatacaACAACACATATTCTCTGAACAAATTAACAATCGCAACAATATAACTTATTTCACTGAGTTTTGCCTGGTACACCAGAGCAGTACTTTATGTGTGATGTTCATGAGATGTGTATTACCGACATCTGCACATAGCCCAAATCTTATGACCCGGggcatatttttttcaattataagtaaatatttaaaataaaataatcacgCTGGCCTGGCCTCAGAGACACAAAAAAGTTACCACCCCTATTCAAATTTCAGCCATTGTGAAGTAGGTTACAGCAAAGTAATTAATAGGCACCAGTTAACGCTACAGTAAAAAGACAATGAATGTGGTGAGGAATATAAATATCTAGATATGGCAACCAGTAGGAATTTATCGCtcgcaaaaaaaatttatcatctAATTCTGCCGGCTGGTATTTGTGAGAAGCCAACTCACCACGGCAAGGTTCCAGCCTTTGAGTTGGATCTCTTTTTAAACAGAAGAAACCCAAGCATGGATAGGCAGATCGCCAATGCTTAGTAAAGAAACTGCTGTGGATGCCGTTGGCTGAACAAAGTTCAGCTCGTCCGCCTTCTGGTAAACCAAGGGTCCCACTACCCAAAGAGGTACGTGTGGATGCCGTTGGCCGGATAAAATCCAGCTCATCCGCCTTTTGGTATACCAAGGGTCCCACTACCCAAAGAGGTAAATTACTTGTGGATGCCGTTGGCTGGATTGCTCCAGCTCATCCGCCTTTTGGTATACCAGGGGTCCCACTACCCCTAAAACCATGCTGTTCTTTTTGGCATGGCATGGTTGTTGATTTAATTAAGCACTGCTTAATAAGCATAGCGGGCATCTccatgatttttttattttcacccTCGCCTCCTTCTTCGAGTATTTTAGGCATTCTGAATGGAACCAGCGATCGCATGCATCACAACCAAGCTGTCAAACAAATGTGTgtgaaatttttatcaaaaacataatAGGAGCCCACTCATTTAGGATACCATCACAACAAGCAACATGATGAAATGATTCCAGGCACTGGAGCAGTGCAGGAATGAATACAAAAGCTAACTCACGATATTGCCATCAGGTAGACATTACTAAGTGCAGCCCTTCATCTGGACAAATTCAGATACTACCAGGGCTCCCAAACTATTTTACCCCAAAGATTCGTATACAGAATCTCGGGATTACAGACGTGTCTTTCAGATAATATACCTAGCAGTGCGcctaaatatattttagtacATCTAACTTCAAAGTgttatatattgataaaataaccTTCGAAAGTATAAATAAAATCAGTAGAAGGAATTCCTCATATATCTAAGTTATCGAGTTGAGATACGTTATTATTTacgtaaaaatacgagtttcagtaTTTCCAGTTTGAGATTAAGCCATACTTTTAGGTAcaattactacgggagtcactttcCTAGTCACCGAGttataggactaaaataaggaaaattgaaataaaattataacctggtgcacatacttctggagcaccaaatttCCACCCTTCTTGCGACCCTCTCCAAACTAAGCCCATTGGCgccataccctagatacgccactgacaaatattaatttataatgtaattttaaaaaataaatgtgagAACAAACCCAAGTTCCATGAGGCGTCGCAGTGCCACACATGCTGCACACATCGATCATATCTAAGAACATTGAggtaaatataaatagaatGAACACACAAGTTCACACTAGACCaacggttctcaaccagtgggccactGCTGGCCACAGAGCTAATGATAATTGCTAGTTTAATTTATGTCAATATTGCTTTGATTTTAGGCTGCTTTCTGCTATGGCTTAAACTTTCATTCTGAATATTTAAGTGAAAGTGTCCATTTTCAAACAAACATCTtgatttttcttgtagttttcccCTTGCAACAAAAATCGACCATGaacgaaaaaaggttgagaaccactgcagtCAGTTGAGGCttgcttcctccaccatcaatttCATGCATCTGAGACTAATCGTATATTTCAATACCTGACATTTCCAAGATCTCTTCAGCTATTTGTAACCTGTATCTTTTAATATCTTCTAATGTCGACTGAAAAGTAACTCTATCAAAACTATTAAGCAGTAAGCTCTCTGCAATCTGaacaaaacatttaatattatgaattataaTATACCTATTGAAAATGGCTCAAAATTTTCTATAACCTCACCTTCATGACAAATACCCCGCAGCTGGAACCATCAGTTTGTATTGGATGTTTAATTTTTCCACTTTTGAAACATGTTATTGACTCCTTAATTCCCTCACCCTCTCTTAACTGCAGGAATTCACTTGAAATAAGAAAATCGGGGTAAATAATGGCAAACATAAATTACTGTAATCAAATCTGTCCtattgtttgaaaatttattatacctAACGCTCCTTTCAGCATCTTGGCTTTCTTCTAGGTTGCTACCGACCGGATCCACTAAATATAATATCCGCCCAGTAATGTTGATCacctaacaaaaaaatttcaaataacttTCAAGTAGATAATCAAGAGAATGAAAAGCGAAGATGGCAATACCAAAAGTTTCCAATGATTATCATCCACGTTCCATATTCCGACAATAATTTCATAGGCCGAGAATGATATCTGAAAATAAACAAGGATCATTTACAAATATGGGATATTTATGAGCAAAAACCTTCATCACAAAAGAGCTCAAACATACATCAAATACTGCAACTTCGTTGATTAGCTCTATTTTATctaccaaaatttttcaaaagaaaagaaACAGACCTTCGAAAGTAATTGACGGGAAAGAACAGGTCTGTTTCTTTCCAATATATTTTTGGTCAAAAAGGAGTCTAATATGTAGACTTTCTTTGTGCATCTTGCCGccaatattgataaatatatttcgaTTGCCTATAacgagaaaatttttttattttagtaaaatcaTACGAACCCATGGAGTCTACATAGCAAATGCTTATCTTTTGATTTGTAAGAATTCAGATTTGTTTTACAGTCATCAATTAGTATAAGCTATTTATTATATTCAGCAAGAAAGATGAAAtttgtcaaatacataacattTGGGGCAAAGCGCTAGCCCattaaaattttcttcattgaTATATTCAAGTGCAAATGAAATTACTTACTTCATCCATAATCCAACGGTGGGGTTTCAAGGAGGTAAATCCTTTCAGCCAGATTTTTCGTTGAGCATGCGTTGCAATTATGATTTCAGGTAAATCATCTTCGTCTTTCTTGATAAGCAACCACATAGTTTCTGCATTCGAGGGTATTTTTctaataacaattaaaattccTATGAATCAAAACTGTATGTCAATTAACGGGGACAGTTGCCACATTGAATGAGGAAATTTGCTAACTTTGTAACCCTAAGGCAAATTTGATATATGAATGATggtgaaaaaatttgataaaatataaaacttaataattttactttttaatttctaattttgtaGAGTTTCCCAGAATGTCGTCTTTCATCAATTCCTCCTCACACTTCTCTAGTAAAACTTCAGCTACCTAAAATTCATATTGACAAGTAATGAACCAAATGTACAAGTAAGAAAATAGTGCAATGGAGCATTTATTTCAACATCAATTGTAATTTTATAACAGacaaaataaactactgacaaTGAATTTTAGTCAGTGTTATGACTTACataaaattcaatgaaaaaataaacaaaaagcaattacTATGGCATTTTGTGAAGAAAGTTGGTGATCAGGAGTACGAAGCAGACGCCGGTCTGTaaacaatcaaaatatatttataaagaaaCATGCATTTTATGTGTATTTTATGCACATCAAACAACATTCAAGAATTTTCTCCTTTCCTCACAgagaactaaaatcaaaatttaatcaaatacatGCTAAGAACTTTTTGAACCAGAAATAATTTgggatatgaaaatatatattaaaaaattatgaatcaAAATTGGATCAAATACGGTACATGCCaagatgaaaaatatatatacagggtgtccaaaaaattttgccTCAAGttcatattaataataaataaaaatttcataaaaaataaaattcattgtatgataaatgagaacaacaaagacaaagaaattttaaattgttattactataaaatcgggcgaaattttttggacaccctgtatataaaaaattatcacTAAAATTTCCTCAATCTAGCAACTGTCATGTCATTTTTTATGGTTAACCTTGAGGGAGTGGGATCGCAATTCCTCTTGCATCAATCGTCACACCACCACATGTTTTTTCCATTACATTCATGATAGTTTTATTTATCCTCACATTCTGGAGGTGCATAATCAATCGActcataaatatgaaattgataGTATCCATGTTGCAAAGAGAGTACCTGTGAAGTAATCAAAATGACATTAAAAATCATAACTATATTAAGATTACAGCAATTCACAGAATCATATTTTCAGAAACATTTACGTAAGCCAGGGGTCGGAAACCTTTTTCGACAAAATCTGCTAaattttaactgcaaaattctgccttgtgccgaccaaaattaaaagcaATGCTTTGTTAAATAATAAACCACTCAAACATATACAGACAGACTCACTATTctggaaaatatcagtccgacaaatagatttgaaaaccttttttattctatatcagtgacaCTTCtactgctgcattaccgctaaTAGACatttttacattgggtttatattttgtaattttcaaagaaatacacaaACTACGGGTTTCATCCctcaggctactcctgttacgagacttaaacaagttcataactgagaacagagattgacaagcatatgtagataaaaacattaaatgaacacctagtttcatcagataattcagagtttGAAACTTCttatctgaaggagaatgatctTGTTTCTGAtacctcgctcgcgtgccgaataaatgggctcacCCCTGACCAAAgccaataaaaatgttttgtctCATTCCTAATTTACCTGTCTCGGGCCATTACAGCATTTTGCTGTTCTGCTACACTTGAGTTTACGTCAAGCATGCAATTCCGAAGATCTCGAAATGACCTTTCAGGTCCTTTCTTTTTAGATTTAGTATGAAACCTGTCGAGTAGGCTGTAATACTTTTCAGGATTTGCATCTGGGTCTATTTCTACTTTTTTTAACAAGCCCTCCTTTTgtagtaataaattttttttgctccACTCGTATAGCATGCCTTTATATGGCTCAAACATGTCTGGGAGGCGATTTTCACCATGATGAGCAACCTGAAAGAATCAATACTTCTGATCCATATGTTATTGCAACTAAGATAAACCAACATAAACTTTCACACTCTATGCTTCATAATATAATTTCAAGTTCTAAACATTGATACTGAGAATTTTAAAATCCATCTTCAAATATTGAGAGATTGGATTTCTGAATTGAGAAATAAACATTCCGATTTGTAACCTCTCACTGAAAACTACCTGTGATGCAATATCCGAAATGTATACATTTGGACGTTGTATAAATGACAATAATCCATCGACATGGTCCCTTGCCGATTCCTGTCGAAGAGTGTATTTCATATACACACACACGCCATGTGGACATCTAAAATGAACGATGCCACCTAGGAGTAGAAAGATATATCTTCAGGCATATTGTTGGTACAAAATATGAGTACGCAAGTGTTACAAGGGCATTCTGAAACCTGacactttatcatatggccAGTTATGCACATTCATGTATACTAAACTTCACAAAAGGAGCTCAATATGTCATAGATTTCCGCCCTTGTTCATAATATTtcttctgaaatataaaaaatatgatataaatatttcaagacAAAATTGTACCACCACATTTCTTCATGACCTTGTACATTTTCGGATGTATATCTTTAAAAAGTACTGATTCATGCAATCTGTTTATGATCTGTTCTTTATTTCCTCCATCACTCAATCCAATTCTACAACACAGGTCCTTCAGTTTCGCAAGGCTCTGAAAGtcccaacaattttttttctttttctacaCTCCTGAAACTACACTTCAGGAAACAACAAATGATAAACAACAAATTGTGCATATCTCAAATCTACTAAAACGCAATATATTTACAATTGATCCTATCATTTTGCTTCACTCAGCTCATCTTATCCCCAGCCCAGTACATATCCATAATATACTTCTTACTAATATCACATTCATCCTACTCCATTAGCTATACTCACATTTGCTTTGTCATGAAGTATGTTCATGATTTCTTCATGGGTGACGGTTCCatctgattctttttttttatcaggggCTTCAACCAAAACACCCTTTTTATATTCAGTGTTGAGGACTACGCCTCTTGATTTTTCGCCAATCCATGGTACTATTGTATCATATCCAATCTCATTTTTCCATGGATTACATTGTGATCCTGAATACAAGCTTATTGCTATAATATCATgagtataaaaaaaacaaatacaaatcaTACCATAAATTCCACGCCCCAGAATCTCCATTTGATAGTTTGACCAGGATCTTTGGCAGTCAACTTCATCCCCTTGGGGGATAGAACTTTGTGGAGTTTTTGctaaaataacatttatttttagcCTCAAAGTTTTATAATCAATGAATAACATTGAGCCAAAATCTAAAAAGGTGCCGAAATTTCTAACTTTCGCAATGCAGACTTATCTAATCATTTGTCcaattttttttgctatgatttTTAATGCCTTATTCAATGCCCTTTATTTAAATGCATATTGCACTGTCATAGTGCAATCATATTTACATGGTTAGGCTAAAGAATGGTGCTTCTATATACCATATGTCCGTATGTTGATTTCCTATTGTTAGAATCAAATTACAGCATAACATTGCACGATagcataaacaaacaaaaatgcaTAGCAAAATACATGTGTGGCAAGTTTATTATAGTGCGAGGGGGTAGATAGTAATGTAAAATACAAAGGTTACATCTACTATTGTGATTCAATGCCTGGTG contains:
- the LOC144422080 gene encoding uncharacterized protein LOC144422080, which produces MKYTLRQESARDHVDGLLSFIQRPNVYISDIASQVAHHGENRLPDMFEPYKGMLYEWSKKNLLLQKEGLLKKVEIDPDANPEKYYSLLDRFHTKSKKKGPERSFRDLRNCMLDVNSSVAEQQNAVMARDR